A window of Salvia splendens isolate huo1 chromosome 8, SspV2, whole genome shotgun sequence genomic DNA:
TAAAAGATTATGATGGCACTGAAGAGGCGTTTGATTTCGCTTATCTTCCTTATCTATTAGTACTGTTATTAATCACTGATTTGGCATGTTTGGATTCTGTCAATGCAATTCTTTTGTCCTTATTCATTATGCTGATATATTTAACTTAACTTCTACTTCGAATTAGTACTATTTTATGATGCAGAAGAAGGCGGCTCTGACGACTTCATCACCGTACTATGAACTTATCTATGAAAAATAAACAGTATATGAGGGCATAAGTTTACTTAGTAAATTCTTTAAATTGATTATATATGAAAAGAGACATTACCATTATAAAGGGTTGCAAAACTAGCTTCACTATTTGAGTTCATTTTTTGAGCTTTTATTGGAGGATCATTTTCATGAGATCTCTGGAAGAAATGAGGAGAAATAATTGGAATTTGGCTACTAGACTTTCACACCTACCAAAAGCTGAATTTAAACTCAAGAAAGGGAAGTAGATTGAAAATAGATTCAGTGTGTAGAATCTGTAGATACTTGGGAACTTCCTCGTTATCGAATTCATGATGCTTTAGTTCTACTTTCGACCCAATTTCCTTACATAATCATTCTATACCAATATGATTGTATAAGGAAACTTAAAAGATTTGATAGTTTTCACACCACTATATATTTATGGCTAAACTAAACACAGTTTTTATGGCTTATGTATTAGGACCTAAAAACTTGGTTTAGCAGAAAACTTCAACTGTGTGAAAATCGGTGTCAAGTTTCACCCAATGACTTAACTTTTACCCTCCGTTTGCGCTGCAGGTAGCGGAAAGGGCTCTGTTCCTCTGGAACAACGATCAGATCCTTAGTCTGGTTGCTCACAATCGGCAAGTTATACTGCCGATAGTATTCCCAGCTCTGGAAGCCAATGCTCAAAACCACTGGAACCAGGCTATCCTAAACCTAACCATGAACGTAAGAAAGGTGCTGACAGAAATGGACGACGCCCTAGCATCAGCCTGCATCTCCAGCAACCAGGAGCAGCAAGAGAAAGAGAGCTCCTCAGTTGAGAAACGGAAGCAAGTCTGGGAGCACCTGGAGAACGCGGCCAGTCTCCATCCGATGATGGCCAGGAACACTGCTGTCCTGGTAACTCATTAAAACAACCTCTACATCCTGTTTATAGTCTTCCGTCTCCATTTCAGGTGAAGTCTGTCTTTCTCGTGGGTCGTGGCTATGGGCCGGGGTGATCGGGATGGCATCGATCGTGTTGTTCCAGAATCTCTCATCTCCCATCATAGTGTAAACTAACATCTTTTGTCAGCGTCTTGCTGTTGACATTGTATCTTTGAAATTAGTTTTTGGTAATCTATATTCTCACTCTTCCCTTTGTCTGTTtgtatgaaaatataaaagGGAAATGCTTGGGATTATCTGCATTTCATCtcaattctttttctttctttttccttcCATTCCAACTATTTTTATTgagtttaaattttaaaaaactcaGTAAAAAAATTACGcgtaatttaaaaaattaatgataaacacgcgtaattttttgtttataagtTAATGGAGTAAATTATAAATGCAATATAACAATTAATATGATGACATAAAATTTAGTTGATCCATACAAcatcattttgatttttgatcGACCATTGCAAcgttatcttttttttttgggatgaaTGCATGATTCGAAAAACAATGgacgatttttttaaaaataaaaaatacgcACCATAGTAATTTTAAACATACgtataatacaaaaaaaaaagagtaaaaccCAAAAAACGCTCTTAAGTTTTAAAAATTTACGTTTCAAAAATAAGCACTCATTTGATACACTCCGAAGGCCTTGCATTTAAACCCTAGAACACTCCCTCACTCCAACTTCTCGCTCTACAATCTTCGCAGAGGAACTCAAATCTTCACAATGGCCTCTATGATGGTGAGCTCAAGCTGTCTCTCTCTATATCTCTTTGTGAAATCATTGCATTTTTGTTTCTGTATGTAGAAATCTCATCTTTCTAGATGTATGCTTATTCGCTATTCTGTACTCTCGGTGCATCGATGCTCCTTCTATCCCTGTTTTTTTTTGGGCGGTGTTCGAGTTTATGGCGGATGCTAGATTTCGTTTTCGACTTTTTCATTTCCGAGAAAATGTTACTCGGATACTTTTTTTACTCAGCTTTGTTTGCGCTCAGTAGATGAATGAAATCTCATTTACTTGTTGATAGCCTTTGTTTCTTCAGCTATAAGCAATATACATAGTGCAATATCTGGCACTGGAAGGAATTGATCGAACCTCACTTTGTATTTTGATTCCGGGATTTTGTGTTGGGGGAGGTTTTAATTGCCAGGCCTTCATACTTGCTTTTGATGTGTTTGAAGACTATATATAGACATACAAACATGATCTACTACCCATTTAGGTTTATGCAATTGATCTTTCTAAGATTTGAGTAGATATTAGTATATGGCAAAATAAGATGATTGATGCATAAAGCCTTTAACTTAATTAGAAACCGTGTGTGCTAATATGGGTGATATTTTGAATCCAATACAGTTCCACTGAGGCTAACAAAGGATTAGCATAGGCAGATTATGCATGATTTGttggaatttttaatttttagtctTGTATGAATACATTGTTCTCTTTGCACTAAAATCTGCTATGTTGGGTGATAAAACAACAGCAACCACAAATTATACTGCTCAAGGAAGGCACTGATACATCTCAAGGAAAACCACAATTAATAAGCAATATAAATGCATGTGTTGCTGTGGCGGATGTTGTGCGAACTACCCTTGGTCCAAGGGGCATGGACAAATTGATCCATGACGATAAGGGGAATACCACCATCTCTAATGATGGTGCCACCATTATGAAGCTTCTTGACATTGTTCATCCTGCTGCCAAGATCCTTGTTGACATTGCAAAGTCTCAAGATACCGAggtattatttcattttaattttgctACTGGTttctatttattaattttttaaaatttaattgataGATGAGTTGAGTAATACAGCTTAAGTAACCGTTTATTTAAAGTTTCATATGCTGCTGCATTTGTTTAAACTGATTTTGTTCCAATACTCCCCTCTAGTTAAATTACCAGCTGAAGTCTAGTGTTTATTCTATTTATTCCACAGGTCGGTGATGGGACCACTACAGTTGTTCTGCTTGCAGGAGAGTTCCTAAAGGAAGCAAAGCCTTTTATTGAAGATGGTGTTCATCCTCAAAACCTTATAAGAAGTTATCGCACAGCTTCTTCTTTGGTATGATTTGAGCTACTTTTGTCAGTTCAAATCATGTATAGGTCTAACATCAAAGACTCTTGAATATCCTGTGTTTATTTTACTCTACTAGGCAATTGAGAAGATCAAAGAGTTAGCTGTTAGCATAGAAGGTAAAAGCttagaagaaaagaaaagtttATTGGCAAAATGTGCTGCTACAACACTATCTTCGAAGCTTATTGGGGGTGAAAAGGAGTTTTTTGCAACTATGGCTGTGGATGCTGTTCTTGCTATTGGAGCTGAAGATAGGTTAAACATGATTGGGATGAAAAAGGTGCAAGAATTTTACATATACTTTGCTTCCCATTTATTCTCATGCCTGTTTAGGGCCTGCCATGTTTTGGTTTTCTGCTGTTTTATGTGTTGTGTCTGAAAGCTTCAGTCtctgtataatgtgtgtatgaTAGTTCCACAAATTCTTGTAGAATGTTTGGGTTTCAGAGTTTTGAATTTGCAGTAAACATGTTTAGTTGTTTACCATAGTATATTTTCATGCTAATTTACTTTTGTAGGTTCCTGGAGGTACGATGAGGGATTCTTTTCTTGTGAATGGTGTAGCCTTTAAAAAGACATTCTCTTATGCTGGTTTTGAGCAGCAACCAAAAAAGTTTCTAAATCCTAAGATACTTCTTCTTAACATTGAACTAGAGCTAAAATCAGAGAAAGAAAACGCAGAGATCAGGTTTGAATATCCTACGTCTTTGGAGTTGCCTCATCTACTGCAAAGTGGCTTCCCATTTTCTCTAAATTTCTTATTTTGGGTGTTTTGATAGGTTGTCAGACCCATTGCAGTACCAGTCAATCGTAGATGCCGAATGGAATATCATTTATGATAAACTGGATAAATGTGTGAAGAGTGGAGCTAAAGTTGTTCTGTCACGGCTTGCTATTGGTGATCTGGCAACTCAGGTACTAGACTTAAGCATTTTTATCTTGAATACACATGGTCATTTTAAGAAATTCCTACAATGATTACTTATTAGGGCTTAAACTTCACTAAAGTCAAGTATATGGATTTTACTTGTCAATTCTTTCAAGAAAAGTGTGGCTGTAAATTTCATTCACAACAATGGAAAGAAAGGAAGGCTTTGGGTAAACAACTAAACATTGTAAATTTACTGTCTATGTGCAGTATTTTGCAGACCGTGACATCTTTTGTGCTGGTCGGGTCGCTGAGGAAGATCTACATCGGGTTGCAGCAGCTGCTGGTGGAACTGTTCAGACAACTGTGAACAACGTTATTGATGAGGTATTCCCTTTTCCCTCCcttgatgataataataaaacaatTGAGATTCCATTAACATTCTCAGACTCAGTTTTCATGCTCTGCTACACATTGTTTCAAATGCAATTATGTTTTTGGCTAAAGTTTTTGAAGTAAACTGTTAATTTTCTTCCTGCTGACTCCATGTCTTCTCGCTCttctatttgaaaggtccttgGTACTTGTGACGTATTTGAAGAGAAGCAAGTTGGAAATGAGCGGTTTAATATATTTAGTGGATGTCCCTCTGGCAGGACTGCGACAATTGTTCTCCGTGGTGGTGCAGATCAGGTTCGGTGTTTATCATGCTTGTGCTATCCTCTCCTAACACTTGTTTATGTAGGCTCACATCTGATCACTATCTTTGATTACCATAGTTTATTGAGGAGGCAGAACGGAGTTTGCATGATGCTATTATGATTGTCAGAAGGGCTCTGAAGAACTCAAGTGTAGTTGCTGGTGGTGGTGCTATTGATGTACGATTTATCTTCTGCTTGAAGCAATGTTTTGTCCTTTCAAAGGTCATTGTAGTTGCAGTTTTGATGTTTGATTTGCATCTGCAGATGGAGATTAGCAGGTACTTGAGGCAGCATGCACGCACCATAGCTGGGAAGTCGCAGCTCTTTATAAACTCCTATGCCAAAGCCCTTGAGGTAATTTTACTAGgaattaatatgttttaataattTGGAGGGATATGTTCATATTCGTTGATGGAAATGCATGGGAGGTAGGGATATGTGCAAGCATATGCTTCGCTTATgctatataaatataaaattttaaataaaatggttgATATTCTTGATTATTTCTGGTGGAATGCTAATTGGATTACAGAGAAAGCTCGAACAACATAATTTTTTCCTCTGTGCTATGACTGCTATCTGATTCAGAGTTGGCCACTGTGTTACGCCGCAGGTAATCCCACGACAATTGTGTGATAATGCTGGTTTTGATGCAACTGATGTGCTCAACAAACTGAGACAAAAACATGCCCTTCCATCCGGTTAGGTTCTTTTCATTGAGTACTACTAAATGTGGTAGGCTTATTTGTGCATTCTTGCTAGGTGGAGATGATTAGTTCTAACTCGGAGATGTCTACCATTTTCTCCAACAACCTCTTACTAACGAAATTTGGATTATAAACAGGAGAGGGTGCACCTTACGGTGTAGACATCAATACTGGTGGAATTGCAGATTCATTCGCCAACTTTGTGTGGGAACCAGCAGTTATCAAGGTACATCTCATCCTTTTAATTACTTTGACCTGTCGGTTATTCTGTCATGACACTCGTAACACTCTTTCCGTCCACAGCTAAATGCCATAAACGCAGCTACTGAAGCTGCTTGCCTTGTCTTAAGTGTCGATGAAACTGTCAAAAACCCCAAGGTAATTCAAAAATTTGGATTGATGACAGAGGACTTAGACTATCCTGTCACATTTTTCACTTCAGCATGACTTTCATTGCACGATGATGACACTTGTTATTGTTGCAGTCTGAGAGCGCTCAAGGTGATGCCGCTGCTATGGGAGGAGGTCGAGGTCGAGGAAGAGGTGGCTACGGTGGTCGTGGAATGAGGAGGCGATAAGCGTTCGAATGTGCTTTTCT
This region includes:
- the LOC121745144 gene encoding T-complex protein 1 subunit eta-like, with the protein product MASMMQPQIILLKEGTDTSQGKPQLISNINACVAVADVVRTTLGPRGMDKLIHDDKGNTTISNDGATIMKLLDIVHPAAKILVDIAKSQDTEVGDGTTTVVLLAGEFLKEAKPFIEDGVHPQNLIRSYRTASSLAIEKIKELAVSIEGKSLEEKKSLLAKCAATTLSSKLIGGEKEFFATMAVDAVLAIGAEDRLNMIGMKKVPGGTMRDSFLVNGVAFKKTFSYAGFEQQPKKFLNPKILLLNIELELKSEKENAEIRLSDPLQYQSIVDAEWNIIYDKLDKCVKSGAKVVLSRLAIGDLATQYFADRDIFCAGRVAEEDLHRVAAAAGGTVQTTVNNVIDEVLGTCDVFEEKQVGNERFNIFSGCPSGRTATIVLRGGADQFIEEAERSLHDAIMIVRRALKNSSVVAGGGAIDMEISRYLRQHARTIAGKSQLFINSYAKALEVIPRQLCDNAGFDATDVLNKLRQKHALPSGEGAPYGVDINTGGIADSFANFVWEPAVIKLNAINAATEAACLVLSVDETVKNPKSESAQGDAAAMGGGRGRGRGGYGGRGMRRR